The genome window CAAGTGACCTTTCAAATTCAAAGTCGCTAACATTACGAATACCACGTACAATATGTTTTACATTCAGTTTTTTACATAAATCAACTGTCAAAAAATCATATTGAATTACCTTAATATTATTATTGTTTTTAAAAACATCTTCAATCATTTTAATGCATTTATCAACAGTAAAATATCTCGGTTTTGTAGTATTTGTTCCTAAGGCAACATAAACTTCATCAAAAAGTTCACTTGCTCTATTAATAATATCATAATGTCCAATTGTTATCGGATCAAAAGAACCTGGAAAAATAGCTTTCTTTAACATAATGAATAAATTTCACTTATAAAAAAAAAGCTAATTTACGCATTTAAAATTGAAATTTGCTGAGCTACTTTCATAGAAATTGAATCAAACTCTTTAATTAAGATTGCATTTTCATCATCAAGTACTGCGGGCAAACCTTTATCGGAACCATCAACTACGCCCATTACTAATGGTAATTGCCCCATCAATGGAATATTAAATTGATTAGCTAATTTTTGTCCACCACCTTCTCCAAAAATATAATATTTATTGTCCGGTAATTCTTTGGGTGAAAAATAAGACATATTCTCAACAACACCAATCACAGGAACGTTGATACTTTTTTGTTTAAACATATTTATTGTTCGTGCAGTATCACCGGTAGCAACATGCTGAGGAGTTGTTACTACAACGGCAGCAGTTAAAGGCATTTCCTGACATAAAGTAATATGAATATCACCTGTTCCGGGAGGAAGATCAACAATTAAATAATCAAGTTCACCCCAATCAGTATCAATAATAAGCTGACGTAACCCACTACTTAACAAAGGTCCTCTC of Bacteroidota bacterium contains these proteins:
- the coaD gene encoding pantetheine-phosphate adenylyltransferase, with amino-acid sequence MLKKAIFPGSFDPITIGHYDIINRASELFDEVYVALGTNTTKPRYFTVDKCIKMIEDVFKNNNNIKVIQYDFLTVDLCKKLNVKHIVRGIRNVSDFEFERSLATMNNMLNPKIHTIFFDSKPEYLSISSTIIRELLRNNGDVSNFVPKAILKYIK